The Vidua macroura isolate BioBank_ID:100142 chromosome 2, ASM2450914v1, whole genome shotgun sequence DNA window CCCAATTCATTccaagcagagggaaaaggggaacaCAGGAAGGCAGAGGGTTGTGACAGCTCCTCTGGAGAAGCCGCTCCAGGGGGAGCTTTGTATGCCCAGCAAAGGACTtcccaacagcagcaacagaacagaagaaaattctctGCTCTTGGGAGGGACTGTGCTCACACAGTgggcagtggcagtgcctgTGCCGGGCTGTCCGGCAATGCCGAGAGCCGCAGGAGCGGCCGCCCGGCTGTCCCTTGTGCCCGGCTGTCGAACTCAGGGAGAAGCACTCGCTCAGAGAGGCACAGAAtcatgaaatggtttgggttggaagggacattaaacaCCGACTTGTTccaaccaccctgccatgggcagggacaccttccactccaCCAGGTTGTTGggagccccatccaacctggccctgaacactgccagggatgcggcatccacagcctctctgggcagcctgtgccagtgcctcaccagccgcacagggaagaattttttcctaatatctaatctaaaccacACTCTGAGTTTGAAatcattcctccttgtcctccaTGCTCTGTAAATAGTCTTTCCTttaggctcccttcaggcactggaaggccgCAGTTGGGTCACCccaagccttctcttctccaggctgaacaatctcaTCTCTCTCATCCtttcctccatccctctgatcaacTTGGATCAACCTCTGGACTGGCTCCAACACGTCCCTGCCCTTGCTGCTCTGGGGACCTTTCCACTCCAGCCCTTCCCGGCTCAGCAGGGCCGCTCTCGGCAGGGCCGCTCTCGGCCCCGCGGCGCGGGCGGGTCCGGCCCTCGGCGGGAGCTCcgcccggcccagcccggcccggcccggcccgcccggcgGAGGCGGAGCCGCGCAGGACtcgccgctgccgccgctgccggaACCGCTGCCATGGAGGAGTTTCACCCCCACAACGATGAGGTAGGGTCGCCGCCTCGCCCGGCGCTGTGCCCGGGGCCCTCCGCCCGCCCGACCCCGCCGTGGCTGAGGGGCCGGGGCCGAGCGGCGCTGCCCGgagcgggccggggccgcggggtgGATGTTCCCTCCGGGAAGGAGCCGCGGCGCGGGGCGCTGCCGCTGGGGCTGTCTGACCGCGGccatttttcctgggaaaaaacccatttccatgggaaaatcccaggaaGTGCCGggccccggcagcgccgcggGCTGGTCCTGCCAGTTCAGCAGAGGAGCCgatgccccccccccccggagGCCGCTTCAGGGCTCTGGCCACCagtttcaatttaaaaataaaccaaaactcCAAGCAACTTAAACATTAGTGCCCTTGAGGTTTCTGCCCCTGCCCGAGTGTTTGAAGTTCACGGCTGTGAAGAGGCGGGTGGCTCAAGGGAACGCGCCACGATTCCTTTGTGAGCCAAGCCAAGTGCCCATGAGCAGGAAGGAGTACAAAATAGGAGGAATTAAAACCTGCAAGCTTTTTCTGTGCTTGAGAAAGGTGCTCAGGTAAGGTAATGACTGTGCAAGCCAGTGTTTCACATATTAGGTTTGCAAAACCGTGTGTTGCCCTTGGGAAGCAAGATGTAACCTGTGGGTTAGCAAGTTTGTGACTCCAATAAAAACACAGATTaaaacccagaggaaaaaaattgtcatttaatttttcatggaGAATATTCCTGTGACAAGCATAGACATGTTGGAGTTTAATCTTTACAGAAAACATAAAGTGAACCTGTTTCAAAGTTCACTGAGGTCTGAGTTTTTTGGCCCCACTCAAACATCACCAGAAATGCAGTGATAAATAACAAATGTAtggagctgaggaaaaaaagtaagattttaaaattatactaACAGACCACAATGCAAATAACCAGACACAAGGCCTAATCATTATATGTGCTGTAAAGTAAagttataatttgtttacttttctggcagaaataataataattctgttCTATTGCAGATGATCTTCAATGCTGATGAGGCCCACAACATAGTTAAGGAGGTAGGTTTTAGCTAACAGCTGTGTTTTGAAGAAATGCTTTACCATACCTTGCACAGTAGTGAAAGCAGTTATTTTCATTGACCACCCcagataaatataaaattatatagaaTTAGTATTTATATAAAGACAGAGTTTAATTTGGAGCTGTTTTAAAGCTTCATCTAATTACTATCTTCAACTACCTAAAGAGGAGAAGGTAGATGAGAGGGGAGCCAGATTTGCATTACAGTGGCAAGAGGGTGACAGTCACAAGCTGCAAGGGAAATTGACTCcaatttgttttttcccccttatccAGCTAGAGAGAAGCTAATCACTGGAGAGGTTGCAGGGACAgcttgtggagtctccatccttagagatttttaaaacttgACTGGACAAGGCCATGAACAATGTTATCAGACTTGGAAGTTAACCTTGGCATGTGTGGGAGGTTGCACTCTATGAGCTCCTTGTTCTAGCTTTTAAAGTACGTTTTTTGCAGAGAAAGAACACGATGAAAGTGAGTAGTCTGATAGTCTAAATTAAATACCTGGTAACTAGACAGTGATTAATGAGAGGCCTGTGGCTCGCAGATGCTCTCAGGTTTTGCAAGGAAATAGTGTTTTGAGACAGGGCTTTCTAGAGGGCCTCTGcaggtccttttccacctgcACTTTTTGAAGCTGCTCCAGTACACAACAGCAAGCTCTTGGATGTTAGATAAACAACAGTTCAGCCCTTTATGTAACTGCCCCTGCCTTGTAAAGCCAATACGGTGTGACATGGTCTCCAGACACTGGGAGTAAAGCCAAGTGTTTATGCTTGGAACCTTAACCAGGAGCTCCAGCACTGGGTACATCTCTGGAAGGACCAAAATCCCTGAGGGGTCTTGTCCCTCTTCTGTCTTCTATTGTGTTTTGTGACTGTTTGTTTCCACTGACTCCTTTGGCCAGCTTTGTACAGTGTGTGGCCAGAATTAACTGGGCTTTTCAAAATCTGGGACACAGGTCTCTTACATAGCCTGTTAGTGGGGGATTAGTGCATGGGATACATCTTACTGAATCACAGGAGAACACAGTTTTACTTCCCTTACCTTTTCCAGGTGTGTGTTTCTTAAGTGAATTCCTCACCTTTAAGAAGTATCCATCAGCACATAATTCTGAATTTCTCAGGAGCAGAGAATCCAATTTAAGAGTTACTGTGTGAGAGAAGGATTTTTCTTCAATCATTTTAAGTTTAAGCAAAAGTTGGCCAATCTGTAGCTGTGGGAGAACATTCAATTTTCCACCAGTTCAGATGTTTCTTATACTGCAAGATATGACTCTTGAGTTTCTTCCCCATCTTTTAAGCAGGCTTGTGCATTTCACTGTTGTCACTCTATCTCTGAAGGTTTTGGAATTTTGGCTATATGCTCTGGAAGGCTGGCCAGTCCAAGCTGATATTATTGATTTGAGCAGTGCCATCCCCATTACAGCAGCTTCTGAAAGCCAAACTGGAGCTGGCAGTCATTAGGAACAGTGGGATGTGTTAGGATCTTCACTGGCAAATAGATCCATTCACTTGGTATCCAAAGCATATGGCTAAGGCCTTTCCTGCAAGAAATATTTAGCCATTTTTATACCTGTAATATTGTGGTAAATAtgtactaaaaataaatttccaagAAGGGTCATTTTACTTCCCATTCAGCAGCTGATCCTAATAAACTCAATTTATTCAAAGTAACCTAATTGCCAGAAAAATATCCCTCAGATTGTGCAAAACATTTTATAATTCCTCATTTTGAAGTGTGTTTACTGTAACTATTTTCCCCCTTCTGTTCTAGTGCATAGAAAATGTTTTAGGCAAGGCAGATTATAATCACAACAAAGTCAACCAATGGACTGCTGCTATAGTAGAACAGTCACTGACCCATCTGGTGAAACTTGGGAAAACCTATAAGTACATTGGTAAGTACAAGCAGCTGTACTTGTAGCACAGGCAGTTGCAATAAATAATTGCTGAAAGGTTCAGGGGAAAAAGAGAGCGGGCACCTGAACTCTTCTGTTTCAGAGATTTTTAGTAATACCTGTGGTAAAGCTGTGGGTGTTTTACCTGGGCTGATCATGCTGGCAACACTTAACACAAAAGGTTACATGTTACGTGGTCTTTCCTGATAGTCAAGCAACCCTAAGACAATTGTATCAACCTTTTAGTAtcagatcaggaaaaaaattgctatctttaataaaattttcaatcaGATTAAGCCTCCTCTAAATAGAGGCATCTGGGAGTCCTGTGTGCAAAGTCATGTCCCGTTATATTTATGTGACTACATGTGGAAGGAAAAAGGTAAATAGTAAAGTTTAACccattttgttccttttgtGGAGTGTTGATAGCAAGTGTAATAGCAAGTATTTGCACTCTGTTCTGTTTTGAAAGTCTTGGACTCAGGTTGTCAGTGGTTTTAGGACCATTGCAGGTCAGTCTAGATAAGCTGCTTGTTATTGGAGTGTGGTTTCAGAGAGGGGtcaacaaatatttttgggAAACAACTCTCATCAAGTGTGACTTCTACTGTACCTGTGAGGACAGCACCTGCAATCCCATTCTGAGGGGCACAAGCCATATTTAAGTAgtttaaaagataaaaaccaTAATCATATTAGCCAGTGTTTTGTTGAAGCCATTGTCTTCATGTGCATAAAAATAATCATGAAATGAGTAACAAGTTCTTGAGGAAAATACTGGGGTCAAAGGGGTTGTCAAAAAAGGTTCTGTCTTAGCTGAATGCCACGTGCCAGCCCTTTGGAAATGTAATACAGGCTCGAGTTTGTAAATGCTGAATGATTCACCTCTTCTGCTTTAATTCCCTGGTTTTATGTCTGTATCTTGCAGTTACCTGTGCAGTGATGCAGAGGAGTGGAGCTGGTCTTCACACAGCAAGCTCATGCTTCTGGGATACCACAACTGATGGTAAGTATCCCCATCCAAACAGAAAATTTGTAACAAGGGAAATGCTACTTCTTGCTCAGTTGTGGTAGTTGGGTTGAACATGTTTGGGAATGGCTGTGGAAGCAGTAATTTTGAGAATGAGGTGCTTGTTTATAATCCCAGCAAAAATGTTATCAGTCAGTGCAGACATTAAGAGCAGTTGCTTTATAAATTATGAAGAGCAGGAATAGAAAAgcctttcattttgaaatgagTCAAAACATTTAATTCTCTCAGCTGAAGAGGCAGAAAACATTGCTCACAGTAAATACACGTGGGTAGCCCTAAACATATCTGCCTGCTGTGAGGGGACAGCTACTTTAGAGGAGAAAATAACTTAGTGGAAAATAGAAATAGTTTGACTTACAGTATGTTCTTCAGTTGTGTAACTGTCAGCAAGGCTTTGGATGCATTATGTTGCTTCAAAATTAGTTCTAAATAGATTTGTTCAAAGGTTGAGAATATCACAGGGAAacagtattaaaataatttgttgtcTGTCACAGATTCAGAAATGTCTGTTTAGAAGACTGTGCCAAGGTTTGAGtttaaaaaacagagagagCCTCAAAAAGTTAACCaagcttaaaaagaaatcataatATAAATATCttcatatttcttttgcttgtgAGGCATTGATACAACagaagaggaagagcagcaTAAAGTAAATACACTGGAATATATTTGATCCAGTCCCTTTTCTGATTTCTTGTCTGATTGTCATGCTAGTTTCAGTATGGGAATTCCAAGGATTTTTGCAAGTCCAGCTTTTAAAGGAAGATACTGGAATGCTGTTTTTCTGTTAACTTTTTTAAGCTTACAAGTCTCACATTAGGTAGCAAACAATGTATaagttaataaaaatgttttgaggattttagtttttttataGTCAAGCTGACATACTACTATTTCCCTTAAATTACAACCTAAATATTCATACTAATCTGGCATCATTTACACTTCAATAAAGTGACTGTAGTAAAGACAATGgaattctattttaattttgtaataatCTCTTCCAGGAACCTGCACAGTGAGATGGGAAAACCGAACCATGAACTGCATTGTCAATGTGTTTGCTGTTGCTATTATCCTGTAGCTGACTGGAAGAGAAATAGAAGCAACACCGAAGCCTTTAAAAAGATAAATCATCCTAACCAATAGCTAAATATTTCAAACTATTATTTGTTTCTGTATGAGCAGCATACAGAAGTTCTCTACAGAGAGCATACAGTCTAAGCCAGTTCTCATAGATTAGTTATCTGAAAGCTAGCAAAgaaatttaatatatatatataatatctatctatctgaagagaaaattttagtaatttaaatatttagaagtaTGTTAATGAGAAGTTGCCACAAAGATCAGTAGAATTTATGTCAAAGCTAATATCAAAGATATTTTATTCCAGAGGAACAAAACACATCAAAGGAAATGTCAAAGGGCAAGCAAGACCTCTCAGGATTATGGTGCCTTTGGGAACAAATTATGAACACAATTCAGAGTGGCTATACTATAAACAATACTGGTTCTTCATGCTTGGCTAAACAAAGCAAACTCTCCCTTGGAATGCAGGTACTTGTGAAATTGATGAGCATCACTTTTTGGTCAAGCATGAACATTTACATGGACACTAAATCCAGGTAAGCTTTCCccctggaggcagaggaggactTTGCTGGGACAGAGGTGAAATATACCCAGTCCTAGCAGAATTCTAATTTGTCTTCAAATTAAGAGCATAATATTTGTTAGCAATTCAGGGAAACATGCTGGGGATCTGACACCAGTCTTTAATTCATAATTTATAAATCTGAAAACATTCTGAAGGTActtaaatttgattttattccATGATTACAGAATTTGTGACAAGCACTTTATTGATTCCTCATGCAGTAGCTAGGAGCCAGGGCAATCTGACTGCACCCATACTTCAGGTAGGATTAAAGGGATCAGTGGAAAGGCACACACATTTCTAGAGGCTCTTGTTAGCTTTGAAAGTATTTATCAAAGTAACATATCTGTTCTTTATAAGAGTTCTCCTATGTTCTCTAAGTCTAGAATTGGATCTTAGTCCTGTGAAATAAAACAGTTACATTTTCAGCACTAAGAATTCCCCTCCTTTAAAGATTTATGCAAGTTCTTAACTTTGCTCATCTAATGAGTCTTAACTTGAAATATTCCTCGTGGAAGAAAAGCATTTGCACACCTGCAAGTATTTGCTGGATTGGGGCCTACATTTTTGTTGATAAATGCACAAATTATATGATAAAGAGATGTATCAATACCAAAAATGCCTAAATGATTGCTGCCACTAAGTGGCAGCTGCATTAAGTTGTTTTCTCAGATGCTGCTTAAGGAtagaattttttgtttatacTGTATGTCTTTGAAAGAGACTGGTAACAGCCTAACAGTACTGTAGGGCtgttctgaattttaaaaaatgaatattaaAGCGCTGTTatgcatttttgtttggtttgggttgtttttgaGGTAACTAAGTATTAGGGTATGAAACAAGAGTCCTGTGGAAAGAGCAAGCTAAAGAATATTGTACTGCTTAAATTGTGTGTACGTGTGGCTAGTGTGACACTACAGAAGGAGCCCTGTGTATGTGTAgtttacagtaatgttcaaaaTGTCTTGCTTTGCAGACaaataaaattctgcttttaccGAAGTGCAAGTAAAATGAATACTGTAATACTGCATTTGCCAAAGGCAAGTGTTGTgtgaaaatgtgtgtgtttgttgtACTGACTTTCAAATGTAGATTAATAATTAAGCATTATTTGGGTTAGGATAGAAATGTATGAATTAGGTTCCAGCATCCAAGAGCCAAATTGTGGAACTGACAAAAATGCATTAGTTTCACTCATATTTGGGGTTGTgcaatgtgaaaaaaatgtgaGGCAGCAACTAGAAGGTGTGGTATGATGAGTATGGTTAAAGAAGTGGGTGAGTAAAAACAGTGGTGGCTGTTGTGCCCCTGTCATGGGTATTGAGGTGCAATGATCAGAAGAAATATTCCACATAGCTACTTGTAATCTCATTTGGTATTTTTGCTTTACTTGAAAACCAGGTGCACTGAGTAAGACTATCAGTTTAATGAGGCTTGGTGAAGGTCCTCCTGCAGAAGAACCCTAGGAAATACTGCTTAATTATATGactgtttaattttctttctaccaaaaaaaaaaataaagttttgccttagttgtatttttgctttgtgttctTGATCAATATaaaaagtaatagaaaaaatattcctcttACTTACTTTCACTTGTCTACAATAGTGAGAACTTGGGAAATGCACTGAAGATGCATTTTAGAGACAAGATCTTGTAGAAATCTTGTTCCAGGTTTGGCCTAATTTCTTACACCTCTATTTCTGCCACCTTTCCCCTATTGCAAATCTTGATGGTACAAGTTAAAGCTTTTTTACTACAGAAAGATTATTATGAAGctctgggaaaaatattttcattctgcatCATGTCCTAGTAAActtgttttccatctttcttttctctatCCTCTGTGGGTACACAGAGCTACTTTTAACTCTCCTAACAAATGCTGAGCATTATTATCTGCTTTTCCAAGTAGTTCATTTCAAGGATAAATCTATGAATTGCAGACTATGAAAGCCCACAAAATTTCACTGGTATTTTCTAGCAGtgcatattttctttgttgtggCAATCAGGGGTTTGAGTTATGGTTAACAATGGGGATCTTATTAACAGGACAGAAGGGTTTGTATTAAGGTACAGCCCATGTAGAGGGTGCTGTGTGTTCCCATGTATGATTTCGTGATGAAAGACACCTGCTGTTCTTCCCACGCAGGTTTTGTTGATAACAGAGAAGTGTGAAAGTGGAAGTAAGGGAGCAGATTTGTTACTTTCCTTATTGCCTGCTGGATGTCTGCCAGTCACTCGTTACCTTTCTGATGGCTGTGATCCCATTACACTCGATTTGTGCCACCAGGACAAAGTCTGGTGTGTTCAGCTCAGATTCATGCAACCTAAAGCACTCACAGAAGCCACTGAAATCCCAGCTTGCAGCTAAGCCATGTAGAGCTGGATGTGAATGTCAGCACACTGATATTTTATATACACCGTAAAAGAAACTGTTAGCTCCTAGTAGCCTGCATGCATCAGTACAGTGGCTGCCATATAGAGACAGGCTTTGTTCTAATACAGAGAGCAGTTCCTGTAATGAGCAATTCCTGCCTGATTATTGGGATGTGCCTTGCTGCCTCTGCAGTCTGACCAGGGCATTTTGTTCCCATTTAATTTGGAGAGGGAGTTTTTTAGCACAGTCATGGTGTTGATAAAAGCACAGAGCCAGTCGACACCCCCATCAGGGTATCCTGAGTCAGGAAGTTCTGTCTGTGTGCTGCAGGACCTTCCCAGCTCAAAGCCAGCACCAGTTTGTCTCTCAAGGAGTATCAGCTCAGAGGTGATATCTGTAAATGCAGCAGTAAACCCAGTAGTACTGTGGCTCCAAAGCCATGCAATCACATTTATATTGTGCTGCCtgtgagctgctctgcctgctgggtCTCTGCCAGGTGAGGGGTCTGTCGCCATTGGTCGTGTATGGAATGGTTTCTCTCTTTCCACTCCTCGAAGAAAGCTGCAGCCAAACACCACATGCCCACTGAGGGTCATTCTTCTATTTTGATGAATCAAAATCACCATTGAGTAACTGGAGGTTTTAGCTCCCATGTTCCACCAAGCATCTGTTTTCAGACACAGGAAGCATATGTGGTAGCAGCTGTATTTGTTACATAAaagttttctaaaaagaaaCAGGGTTGTGCTAGAATGACAGCTGCAAACACCCCTGAAACTACCATCCAATGTCTAATctaaaattacttcaaaagGGGAATAAGAGTCACAGAAACACCTCCCTGATCATTATGGTTTGTGTTTGCACTTACCCTCATGCAAAGAAGCTACTGGGGTCACAGAGCACAAGTACTTGAAGCAAAAGAGATGGAAAGACAAGTTTTTTAATGACACtaacattttgaaattttacaATTTTACTATAGGTACAATTTTACCAATATTTAAATTAC harbors:
- the DYNLT3 gene encoding dynein light chain Tctex-type 3 isoform X2 — encoded protein: MKCIENVLGKADYNHNKVNQWTAAIVEQSLTHLVKLGKTYKYIVTCAVMQRSGAGLHTASSCFWDTTTDGTCTVRWENRTMNCIVNVFAVAIIL
- the DYNLT3 gene encoding dynein light chain Tctex-type 3 isoform X1; translated protein: MEEFHPHNDEMIFNADEAHNIVKECIENVLGKADYNHNKVNQWTAAIVEQSLTHLVKLGKTYKYIVTCAVMQRSGAGLHTASSCFWDTTTDGTCTVRWENRTMNCIVNVFAVAIIL